From the Candidatus Latescibacterota bacterium genome, the window TCAACAGCGAAACTTATCGGCAGCAGGTATTGGGACGATGCAAATGTGAATCTCACTACGGTCAACCTGTACAGAGGTGTCAGGATCAAGCTTCAGGGCGAAAAGATCTATGCCAGAGATCTTTTAAGAGCCGTGAGAGTATTCACCCAATTCATATTCAATCTGCCGGGGAAGGAAAAAGTACTCCTGTGGATCACGAGGCGTTCGCTCTGTTCATTGGGACTGGCTATCATAATCGTATCTCGCATGTTCGGAAAACCGGTTGTCGTTAAAGTTTTCGGGAGCTATCTCGTCGAACAGATACTGGAATATGGACCAGGATACAGGCGTTTTATCCTTTCGGTACTATCCAGGGCCGAAAAGATCCTCCCACAGACAAGAGCTATCGCCGATGGTCTCATCGGAGACCTTGGACTCAACGAATCACTTGTCGAGTGTTTTCCGAATTTCCTTCTCGACAGATCCCTCGTCGGCAGGCGGGAATCTGTCAGTTTCAAGGGAAGATGCGTTTTTGTGGGCCACATGAAAGAAG encodes:
- a CDS encoding glycosyltransferase, giving the protein MKNRQFLFIGPLPPPIGGETVSTAKLIGSRYWDDANVNLTTVNLYRGVRIKLQGEKIYARDLLRAVRVFTQFIFNLPGKEKVLLWITRRSLCSLGLAIIIVSRMFGKPVVVKVFGSYLVEQILEYGPGYRRFILSVLSRAEKILPQTRAIADGLIGDLGLNESLVECFPNFLLDRSLVGRRESVSFKGRCVFVGHMKEEKGIFDIIEALGSKNHAGCDFYGELIPKYKDRFLKEIEKHDNLKYCGVIDPSSVIDEIKNFDILLFPTRYIGEGFPAVILESFAAGVPIITTRWKSIP